The genomic segment TAGCTGGACAATGTTATGCACTGGTAATTCCCCAAGATTATTATTTTTGGGATGTGCTGGCGACGGCTTATTTAGGACACCCAGAATTTTATCAACTGCGACAGTGGGAAACGGAAATTATTACCACTGGCTTAAGTCAAGGAAGGACGAAAGTTGTTCCCGGTGGGCGGAAGATTTATGCAATGGATACTGTTGATAAAGAGGCTTTTTATGCTTATATCTTGCAACAATGGGCAAGATGAAAGGTAACAGGTAACAGGCAACAGTGGAAATCAGATTGCTATAGGATGGAAAATACAGCAGATTTTTAGTGGATGAAGTACACAATCTAGTTTTCAAACTTAGGCAGCAAGAGTATTTTGCTTCTGACTTCTGGATTCTGCTGTATATGTTTCTACCATAATTAAGAGTTATTTTTTCTCATGACCATTGTTGAAGTTGCACCATCCCTAGTTAGCATTGCGGAAAAAACTCGCGCGGCTGCAAGTAAGTTAGCAATTCTGTCCACCGAGGCAAAAAATCAAGCGATCGCAGCGATCGCCCAAGGGTTAGAATCAGCCAGAGAAGAAATATTGCAGGCAAATGTGGCGGACTGTCAAGCGGCGGCGGCGGAAGGAATTGCTAAACCCCTGTATAAACGGTTGCAGTTAGATGAACATAAATTAAGAGATGCGATCGCTGGAGTCCGAGATGTTGGTAAACTAGCTGATCCAATAGGTAAAGTCCAAATTCACCGCGAACTCGATACTGGCTTAGTCCTCAAGCGCATCTCTTGTCCTTTGGGTGTGTTAGGCATTATTTTTGAAGCCCGTCCCGAAGCCGCCATTCAAATTGTTTCTTTGGCGATTAAATCAGGTAATGGTGTCATTCTCAAATGTGGTAAAGAAGCTGTACGTTCTTGTGAAGCCATCGTCAAAGCAATTAAACAAGGATTATCTCAAACTGCTGTCAGTCCTGACGCTGTGCAGTTACTCACCACCAGAGAAGAAACTGTAGGACTTTTAAAATTAGATAAATATGTAGATTTAATTATTCCTAGAGGTTCTAATTCTTTTGTGCGGTTTGTGCAAGAAAATACCCGTATTCCTGTCCTTGGTCACGCTGATGGTATTTGTCATGCTTATATTGATCAAGCTGCTGATATTAACAAAGCTGTAGAAATTACCGTGGATGCGAAAATCCAATATGCGGCTGCTTGTAATGCCATTGAAACTTTATTAGTACATCAAGCAATTGCCGGAGAATTTTTACCCAAAGTTGCCGCAGCTTTAGCCGCCAATCATGTGGAATTAAAAGGTGATCAACGCACCTTAGAAATATTACCAAATATTGCCCCAGCTACCGAAGTTGATTGGGAAACAGAATATAGCGATTTAATTTTGGCAGTTAAAATTGTAGACTCTTTAGAAGATGCGATCGCTCATATTAACCAATACGGTTCTCGCCACACCGATGCAATTATTACTGAAGATATCGCCACCGCCGAATCTTTCTTTGGCTTGGTAAATTCTGCTGGTGTGTTTCACAATTGTTCCACACGTTTTGCTGATGGTTTCCGCTATGGTTTTGGCGCAGAAGTTGGCATTAGTACTCAACAAATGCCTCCCCGTGGCCCTGTTGGTTTAGAAGGCTTGGTAACTTATAAATATCAAATGACTGGTAATGGCCACATTGTCGCTAGTTACACCGGCTCAAATGCCAAGGCGTTTATTCACCGCGATTTATGAGAGGGGCTAGGGATTAGTACAATAAGGCAAAAGGAAAAAGGCAAAAGGAAAAAGAAATAATAACGATACCGCAAGCCTTTTAGCAATTTCTTATGGTCACTGAGTTTCGGCTTCGCTCAACTACCGCGTAGTCGAAGTGTGGTCTGTTTATTTACGCCGACCTGTACTAGTATTTTTACTGCAACCTGTATCAACAAGCACAATCTAAATTACCTTCACTAGAAGAAACAATTACTGGTTGATGATACAAAGGTACGGTAAAGGTGACAGTTGAACCTAGTCCTTCACCCAAGCTGTAAAAATGTACTTCGCCACCCATCGCTTCAATTAGCTTTTGGGATATTGCCAACCCCAAACCTGTACCGCCATATTGGCGAGTGCGGGAACCATCTACTTGAGAAAATAATTGAAATAATTTATCTTGCTTGTCTAAAGAAACACCAATACCAGTATCGGCTACCCGGACTCTAACCATACCGGGAAACTGCTGTTCTTGGAATTTGACTTTTTTCTGGACAATTTCGGATGTGATGGTTATACCACCTTCATGAGTAAATTTAATGGCATTGTTTACCAAGTTCAGCATGACTTGGAGTAGCCGTTGATAATTTCCTTGGACAACAATTTCATCGCAGGTTGTGGGAATTTGCATCCGAAAGCTGAGGTTTTTCATTTCTGCTTGGGGACGCATAAAACTTTCTACACCACAAAATAGCTCATCTAATTTGACAGGAGCGCAGTCTAATTCCATTTTGCCTGCTTCAATTTTGGCAATATCCAAAATATCGTTGATGATGTTCAGGAGGTGAATGGATGATTGATGGGCTTCTAAAAGAAACTGATGCTGTTCTTCTGGGTCATCTGCCATCCCCTCTAGAATCAGCTTTAAAAAGCCAATCATTCCATTGAGGGGAGTACGAATTTCGTGGGAAACGTTGGCTAAAAATTCACTTTTGAGGCGTGAGGCTTCTTCAGCTTTTTGTCTGGCTGCTTCTAATTCTTTATATAAAGTAGCATGAGCGATCGCAGTTCCTAACTGATCGGCTACTTCTTTCGCTAATTCCAGTTCAGCATTTGTGAGAGGATAGCATTCATCCCGCACAGCCACTGCAATCAAACCATTGGCTTGGTCTTGATAGCAGGTGGCAACCACTAAAACTTTCTGATTTGGACAAAGTGCGTATTGTGATACCTCCATCACCACAGGTTCTAAAGTGGCTAATGCTTGGGCAAATGCTGGCTCAGAAGCGACATCTATTTCTAAGCCAAGCATCGAACTGCGTTCTGGCTGATGGTACTCTGCTATGACACGCACTTTAGAGCTAGAGGGCTGATAAGGACAGATAATGCAACGTTCTAGCTTGAGAGCTTTACCCAAACTGTCTACCGTTTGTTGCCAAATAATGTCTAAGTCCAAAGTTCGCCGAATATTTCTAGTAATTTTAGTTACTAGTTTTTGATGTTGTTGCGAACGTAAAGCCAACTCGATTGGTGTAGGCGCTTTGGGTGTGGTACTGTGTTCTTGTTGATTTACTGTCGCCTGTAATAACCGCCCCATCACGACAACTGTCGTGGCGGCAGTTCCCAGTGGCGGTATGATTGGACAAATTACTAATTCCAACTCATACAACTCTTGCTGGTAGCGAAACCAACATTGAAACTTTTCTGGCACCAAACTTGTTAAAATTCGGTGCAATCGTTCCAAATAAGCTACCTTATCCGCAGGAGCAAAAATTTCCTCTTCATGGCTGCTGACTACTTGCTCAGGGTTTAATCCCAGAACTTCACTACGCTGCCAATAAAATGTCAGGTAGCGGCCTGACCCATCCTGCATATACACCAACTCAGCACCGAGAGCTGGTGACGAGCCATTTGTTTGATTAGCTATGTCTTCCAGATTTTGAGAAAATAAGTTTGGCAATTGGGAGTTGGCAGTAATAGTCATTT from the Aulosira sp. FACHB-615 genome contains:
- a CDS encoding glutamate-5-semialdehyde dehydrogenase; its protein translation is MTIVEVAPSLVSIAEKTRAAASKLAILSTEAKNQAIAAIAQGLESAREEILQANVADCQAAAAEGIAKPLYKRLQLDEHKLRDAIAGVRDVGKLADPIGKVQIHRELDTGLVLKRISCPLGVLGIIFEARPEAAIQIVSLAIKSGNGVILKCGKEAVRSCEAIVKAIKQGLSQTAVSPDAVQLLTTREETVGLLKLDKYVDLIIPRGSNSFVRFVQENTRIPVLGHADGICHAYIDQAADINKAVEITVDAKIQYAAACNAIETLLVHQAIAGEFLPKVAAALAANHVELKGDQRTLEILPNIAPATEVDWETEYSDLILAVKIVDSLEDAIAHINQYGSRHTDAIITEDIATAESFFGLVNSAGVFHNCSTRFADGFRYGFGAEVGISTQQMPPRGPVGLEGLVTYKYQMTGNGHIVASYTGSNAKAFIHRDL
- a CDS encoding ATP-binding protein, producing the protein MTITANSQLPNLFSQNLEDIANQTNGSSPALGAELVYMQDGSGRYLTFYWQRSEVLGLNPEQVVSSHEEEIFAPADKVAYLERLHRILTSLVPEKFQCWFRYQQELYELELVICPIIPPLGTAATTVVVMGRLLQATVNQQEHSTTPKAPTPIELALRSQQHQKLVTKITRNIRRTLDLDIIWQQTVDSLGKALKLERCIICPYQPSSSKVRVIAEYHQPERSSMLGLEIDVASEPAFAQALATLEPVVMEVSQYALCPNQKVLVVATCYQDQANGLIAVAVRDECYPLTNAELELAKEVADQLGTAIAHATLYKELEAARQKAEEASRLKSEFLANVSHEIRTPLNGMIGFLKLILEGMADDPEEQHQFLLEAHQSSIHLLNIINDILDIAKIEAGKMELDCAPVKLDELFCGVESFMRPQAEMKNLSFRMQIPTTCDEIVVQGNYQRLLQVMLNLVNNAIKFTHEGGITITSEIVQKKVKFQEQQFPGMVRVRVADTGIGVSLDKQDKLFQLFSQVDGSRTRQYGGTGLGLAISQKLIEAMGGEVHFYSLGEGLGSTVTFTVPLYHQPVIVSSSEGNLDCAC